gctGACATAGTTTAGTAATTtcgtaatataataatttatttttttaaaaaaataaattataataatataagaccttttattattaatacatgaaatattttataaattcaatattttaaactctgcatcaaaagaaaaaattaataacggcatataatacaagtaaaaaggtacattatttatttaatatttatatttatttaatataagtataaagacatcttttattattaatatgtaaaatagtTTAGCAAGAATAATAACAACAATCTAGCATGAAAGAAAATGCAATGCAGTCAATTACTAGCTTCTTGTTTGCTTGGATTATTTTTAGACTAGCGCCGTCTGAAAAGAAGAATAAGCTGCGTATCCAAAAAAAGCTGCATTTTGAAGCTTTTTTCTTCAGCTTCTTTTGGTGTAATTAAGTGCTCTCAGACTGATTGCCAAACGCACCACAAAAAGAAAGAAGTGTGCTTCTGAGCTTTTAAGCTCAGAAGCACCAtccccaaacacccactaacaTAGTACTAATTCTGATTATAAACGGtttatattatactccctctgtccctgcCAATAGTTTATATTGGGGGACGTGAGCGTGACAGGAGATTTTAATGCTTCAAGCCTTCAATAAAgaatagttttataacttatttttaagaatttcttttttcaataaaaatatagagtaacatttatatttttatacaagaaaattcttaaaaataagttatagaactaccTTACAAGAGTTGTAAAATACATATCGAGCCGTGAAAGataaacgtatacaattgaatgggaaggagggagtaagaAAGATaaccttttataatatatcttaaaatagatGATCTATCACCAATCAATTCGattaactattttaatattcagattttaattatGCATGAACTTACTTCTCCGTTCCACTAGGATGTTTACGTttactgtttgcacgtattttgagggtTTTATAAAGCATAGTTCAATAttgttttttaagtttttccttttttttaataaaagtttagacgtcaaacttttttccagaatttttttcagaaataaatatataatgtaagtatactttatatacgtcttaaaatacgtaccaaaaagtaacgtaaagaacatGGTAGGACGGAGGGGTATATTTCATAAGTGATTTTGAGTAtagaatattaattatattttgattatttatatttactttattTAAAGATAAATCCGTGTCAAAATCATAGTTTTGAAATTTCTTAATAAATTTGTGAATGTATTTGCATTCTACACTTTGTTAGATCGATTGATATAAGTTAATGTAACTAAGTtggaagaaaatatttaaaaagaatacTAACCGAATGACATGTTtctgttataattaaaaatataataaatccgttatcaggaaaaaaaattatatataaaaataaatagtttcgAATGATGAATTTAGACTATAACAATTAAAATGTTATATGTAAAACAGAGTTGACTCccgttaaaatatatttaaaaataaacagaTTCGATtcatgaatttaaattataataattaaataagtatagagatatatatataggctagtgatcaaataaaaataaaaagtaaagtatatattattatattataatttaattatttttaatataattataattataatttattattaacattagatttattaaaattattattattattattaaataaaaagcaTATAACGCCCGGGTAGAAGCTGGAAAAAACTAAAAAGGGTGAAGCAAGGGCGTAAAAGTTAGCAAGTGAAGGTACCCCGGTGACGAGGCTAGTTTTGGTAGCGGGCTCCAAAAACAAGAAGGCCAGCCCAATTGCTGAAATCAGATCAAATCTGAATCTCAAGATTTCACTTCCGCCGCGGAACCGCCTCCCTCTCCATAAACCCTAGATTTATATAACCGTATATCTCTATCTCAATAGATTCGAAGAGGCTTGATGGAGTTCGGCCGGAAGAGAGGTGCTCAAGATGCTGCTGCTTGGAACGGCTTTCCTAAGAGATCCAAGTCTGGtgcgtctctctctctctctctctctctcccccccccctccctctctctccctctctccctctctcccttcACGGAAATTCTGTTACTTTTATCACTTGAATCTGCttattctgttttttttttgtctatgTTATGCTTTTATGATTTGTTTTAAACTTTAGTACCTTACTCATTGAAGATTAGAAGGGAATATCTTTATGCTTCATTCTACCTTTGTTGATTTCATGTTTTGTCTGTACAACTAACCATGAATTTATTTGTCTTTCTATATATGTGTCTGTGGATAGCCCCACTCTAGCAAGAACTATTTTGAAATGGGAATTGTTGCTTTGAAGCGTGATTTGCATCCGAATCACCCTGTCTCGGTTCCCATTATAAATTGGTTCTTGTTCGAGTACAAGCCTATATTGTATATGACTATATGTATTGCTTCCCTCGGCAAAATGTAAGAATTAAGATGACTAGAACATATCTTGTACATCTAGATTAGAGGGAAAACATTATCGCTAAGGATCTTATTCAATTTGTTCTATTGAAGAACTAGTGAAGTTGGcctattttgaattatttgtttataattgtTAGGCTGTTACCAATATGACTAATAATGTTGTCAGCTTTCtggtttttaaaaattgtataactaaCGTGACATTAAAGTGAGCTGAATTGGAGTAATTAATTCTCTGCCACAGAAATGGACTCCATTGGAACTGGTGTAGGAAGCAAATCAAAGCCATGCATGAAGTTTTTCAGGTTGTAATCTTAATTCATCCTAAATAatactttaaattattaaaaattgtgGCTGAAGTATCAAGTTACTGCGTTTCACTCTCTATCGGGTTGAACGGGTCTATAAGGGTAAGCAAATTAGCAGAGACAGGTAACAGGTCAAACTGTGTTGCAATATGGGACAAGCTCACCTATgtctaaaatcaattttatctCGGAAGACATTTAGGGAGAACTGGTGAAAGTATCAGCACCATCTACTAAATATATTCTGTCAACTTTTGTGGTTACTGGATTATGTTGAAACCTTTTTTATTGTTGACCTTAAATTATGGCCCATTTCTGGTTTGCGCTTCTTGTAATATCATAGTTCTATGAAACTAATGGTTTAAATCTAATATGTTGATTTTTTAGCTCTTTCCAACTTTGAATAGCTTAAGATGTTTAATATACACCTCaagttttttttcttctgagaTTGCCTAGAAGATTTTTATACTTCTGCTCTAActtctcattgcttaagaaatTTGATATTAGTTCTTTCCGTCTTGGTTTTACTTTTCCATGTAGTTTATAGAATTTGAGTTGGGCACCGGTTGATTATTACCCCTTTTGATGTCTCACATGTCTCTTTGTCTTGTTCAGTACTTCTGGCTGCCAATTTGGTGAAGGTTGCCACTTTCTACATTATGTTCCTGGTGGCTATAGTGCAGTTGGTCAGATGACAAATCACGGAGGGCCAACTGCCAGGAACCCTGGTCTGCCATCTTTTGCTGATGCTCCTTCTCCAACTCTCAAAACTAAGATCTGCACCAAGTACAACAGCCCAGAAGGTTGTAAGTTCGGTGATAAATGTCGTTTTGCCCATAAGGATGAGTTTGGGAggcctggttttgaagatcgtCGATCCTTTGGATCAATGCCCCAATATGGAAGGAGGGCCGAAGCACCCTCACCTGGGTTAGCTGCAGCAGCCAACTTTGGTAGCTCTGCGACAGCCAAGATAAGCATAGATGCATCACTTGCTGGGCCAATTATTGGAAAGGGCGGCGTGAACTCGAAACAAATATGCCGTGAGACTGGTGTCAAGCTTGCTATAAGGGATCATGACACAGATCCCAATCAACGAAACATTGAGCTTGAAGGAAACTTTGAACAAATTAAGATAGCTAGTGATATGGTGCATGAGCTAATTATGAACCTTCGTGCTGCCACTGGAGGCCCTGCTAGAAACCCAAGGTCCATGCCTATGCAAGCACCTCCAGCGaacaattttaaaacaaaaatgtgTGAGAATTTTGCGAAGGGGTCGTGTACTTTTGGTGACAGGTGTCATTTTGCTCATGGGCCCAATGAACTGCGAAAGACAGCTCCTTGAACATTCTGGAAGGACGATGCCCTAGGTGTTTTCTTGGTAGTGTATCAGTGATGATCAGGAGTTACTTTTACAGTTTTATTTAGATTAATCTATGTAGTATGTTGTCAGGTTttctaaattatgtttttttagtGGGAACCAACTGTTTGAAACTGATTTGAGTGATTGGTCACAAGTATTTTGTTGAAAATAACTAATGTGCAACATTGGAAGCATCTTCACCTAGACAAATCGCAGTTCAAATGTGTACATTTGGAAATTAGAAGTGAAGAAACAAGATCAGGTGATATATACAGAGAGTCATGGTCTTTGGCGTATACATGTATACATGTAGGGAACTCTTAATGAGCATATCATTTTCTGGCTGTTAGAATGAATATTCAGTGGTTAGGATTATAACCTACATTCCGCGTACGATGTCTGTCAGGGAACTCTTGACGAGCATATCATTTTCTGGTTGTCAGATGAATATCCTATGGTCAGGATTATAACTATAACCTACATTCATCGCATGAAGTCTTGTCTAACATTGGTCAGGATTATAACTATAACCTACATTCATCGCATGAAGTCTTGTCTAACATTTTTTAACCGCACGTGGTCAATGTACCATCTGATAGTTAAGCTAGGTGTATTAAACTTTTGTTATGATCCTGGTCACTGGATATTTATCCGACCAGAAAATAATATTGCCGGTTAATAATATTGCCGGTTATGAATTCTTTGACATACATATACCATGGACCAGAACCAAATGCTAAAATACAAACTTTTTATagtacaaacaatcactaaatattTAAACTTCTTGTTAGTATCTATTTAACCCATCTACTGCCTATTACTACTTGACCACTGCCACCCACGTTGGGCTAACCTCTCTCATCACCGCCAATCCCCGACGCTGCCTCCTTTGCCACACCTATCCAGCACCATCACTGCTCCACCTTGTATAATTTCGAATCAATCAATTATTGCCCCGCTACTGTATTCTATCGGTGAAATCGTTGGTAGCTAGAACTAGTGATGAAAGCGGAATGAATGGTGATGGTGATTGGAGGTGATAGTAGTGACGGTGATGCTcggatgtatatatgtatttgttgaattaaaaaactgataatcactaaatatttttatcataatcACTATTTTGTATCTTGTATCATAAGAAGTTTGTATTGAAGTAGGACCCTATATTTGTGTGCAGAGAGACATTTCATAATGATCCCGTTGCACCATAAGAAATAGAAACTAATTCATCATGATTAGTTAAGTTATTTTTCTGTCTCCTTTACCGCtaatatataatgaaaaaaGTACATAAGATCAATAACATATTCGATTTAATTTTAGCTCGACGAacctttttatttgaattactagaatttttttatgattcgGATCACATGCCGATATAAAAGGATATACTAATTATGAAAAGTTGTGATCCAcatatatagaaattttaattaaatagctTCAAAAAAACGTATATCGGAtaaaaattaagatatttaACATTCTTTTTTCTCATTTTGAGAATATCCGCAactttttcctcatttccaaAGTATCTCCAACACTAAGATGTCTTCGACTAAAATCTTATTtagcatattaaaattaaaatataaaatatagttgatgTTATAAAATAATGGGACATCCTTTTTATCTACatctttattatatttatcaaatattggaataagtattataattatatatcatatattattatgttaaaagaacatatctaaaatattaataaatatttttaattattatatccaACTTCATTTAATTGCAACGCTTTACAAGTCCAGTATATTTATCATTCAAGTTAATAAATAATGCTCTAAAAGATTAATCGTTTGCAGTACAAATAAGGTAATCAAAGATGAAAGAACTAATAAATACGAATATACGTTACAAACTTATTAATTCCATAAACAAGAACCAAAAATCATGGAATACCCATTACAAGAAGCCCAAAACACACACACGAACTTGTTCAACTCTTTCActttaaaacacttaaaaattgTGCGCTACGAAATTTCAAATCTTGAAAACACATAAAACAGTTTATTATACACACAGCCTGCCTATACATATCACAAGAAGCACCCTTTTTACCCGCCACCATGTCGAATCCTCCGACGAGCGGCGCCGGCGCCGGAAACACCGCAACCCCACGTGTCTACTCGGCCAATCAAGCGGTGGGTAAAAGCCCAATTCACCATTTTACTAGTTATAGACAACCACAGCAGCAACAACAGCCGGTGGTGGCCCACCATAATTACCCGAATATAGCACCGAGGGTCCCACCACCACAGGGGATGATGTACCCTCTTGGATCTTCCGGTGGCCGGGGATTTATGCCGAGATTGCCCTATGGAAATCCGGGAAGAGTGCCGTATGGGATGCATATAATTAGGCCTACCCCtatgcagcagcagcagcaacagcaacatAGTAATATCaacaataataatcataatcacAATCTTGGTGTTGGTGCTGGTGTTGTTAGAGGGATTCCGGTTGTTTCTCACCCAAAGGTTTGatttttattctcttttatGAATGTTTATGCATATGGATGTGTCTTTTATGTGGTCATGAATTTGGGTTTTGGTTGTAAGTAGGTTAATTTTGTTGCTTGGAGTGTTTGGTTTGATTAGGTGGTCTGATTAGGTGCTATGTTTTTTATGGTTTTGTTTCGAGGAAGGATCAAGATTCAAGATTTTTTGGTTCTTGTATGAATTTAGATGAAGATTTATTgttttttgttatgttttgtAGTAGATGTTTTGCAGGATTAGTTCTGGGTTGCGGTGCTCTAAGTCAAGAACTTTTTTGAGATATGTGTGTTTTTTGAATGCATGTAaggttttaacatttttttttacttgtttGTAAGTTGAGATTATAGATAATAAAAGTGTGAAA
This genomic window from Daucus carota subsp. sativus chromosome 7, DH1 v3.0, whole genome shotgun sequence contains:
- the LOC108193469 gene encoding zinc finger CCCH domain-containing protein 14 — translated: MEFGRKRGAQDAAAWNGFPKRSKSEMDSIGTGVGSKSKPCMKFFSTSGCQFGEGCHFLHYVPGGYSAVGQMTNHGGPTARNPGLPSFADAPSPTLKTKICTKYNSPEGCKFGDKCRFAHKDEFGRPGFEDRRSFGSMPQYGRRAEAPSPGLAAAANFGSSATAKISIDASLAGPIIGKGGVNSKQICRETGVKLAIRDHDTDPNQRNIELEGNFEQIKIASDMVHELIMNLRAATGGPARNPRSMPMQAPPANNFKTKMCENFAKGSCTFGDRCHFAHGPNELRKTAP